The following are encoded in a window of Balaenoptera ricei isolate mBalRic1 chromosome 1, mBalRic1.hap2, whole genome shotgun sequence genomic DNA:
- the AHDC1 gene encoding transcription factor Gibbin: MRVKPQGLVVTSSAVCSSPDYLREPKYYPGGPPTPRPLLPARPPASPPDKAFAHTFSENARPPPRRDPSTRRPPVLAKGDDPLPPRAARPVSQARCPTPAGDGSSSRRRWDNGRVNLRPVVQLIDIMKDLTRLSQDLQHSGVHLDCGGLRLSRPPAPPPGDLQYSFFSSPSLANSIRSPEERATPHAKSERSSHPLYEPEPEPRDSPQPGQGHSPGATAAATGLPPEPEPDGPDYSELADADILSELASLTCPEAQLLEAQALEPPSPEPEPQLLDPQPRFLDPQALEPLGEALELPPLQPLADPLGLPGLALQALDTLPDSLESQLLDPQALDPLPKLLDVPSRRLEPQQPLGPCPLAEPLRLDLCSPHGPPGPEGHPKYALRRTDRPKILCRRRKAGRGRKAEAGPEGRLLPLPVPTGLAAALAEPPPPPPPHALPGPGPVPELEPESSQTPVVPTRRGKCRGVRRMVVKMAKIPVSLGRRNKTTYKVSSLSSSLSVEGKELGLRVSTEPTPLLKMKNNGRNVVVVFPPGEMPIILKRKRGRPPKNLLLGPGKPKEPAVVAAEAATVAAATMAMPEVKKRRRRKQKLASPQPSYAADANDSKAEYSDVLAKLAFLNRQSQCAGRCSPPRCWTPSEPESVHQAPDTQSISHFLHRVQGFRRRGGKAGGFGGRGGGHAAKAARCSFSDFFEGIGKKKKVVAVAAAGVGGPGLAELGHPRKRGRGEVDAVTGKPKRKRRSRKNGTLFPEQVPSGPGFGEAGTEWAGDKGGGWAPHHGHPGGQAGRNCGFQGTEARAFASTGLESGASGRGSYYSTAAPAGQTELSQERQNLFTGYFRSLLDSDDSSDLLDFALSASRPESRKASGTYTGPPSSALPAQRGLATFPSRGAKASPVAVGSSGAGADPSFQPVLSTRQTFPPGRAASYGLTAGTSDCRAAETFPKLAPLPSAVARSPTTHPPANTYPAQYGGYGAGQSVFAPAKPFTGQDCANSKDCSFAYGSGNSLPASPSSAHSAGYAPPPTGGPCLPPSKASFFNSSEGGPFSGSAPTPLRCDSRASTVSPGGYMVPKGTTASATSAASSSSSSFQPSPENCRQFAGASQWPFRQGYGGLDWASEAFSQLYNPGFDCHVSEPNVILDISNYTPQKVKQQTAVSETFSESSSDSTQFNQPVGGGFRRANSEASSSEGQSSLSSLEKLMMDWNEASSAPGYNWNQSVLFQSSSKPGRGRRKKVDLFEASHLGFPSTASASAAGYPSKRSTGPRQPRGGRGGGACSAKKERGGAAAKAKFIPKPQPVNPLFQDSPDLGLDYYSGDSSMSPLPSQSRAFSVGERDPCDFMGPYSMNPSTPSDGTFGQGFHCDSPSLGAPELDGKHFPPLAHPPTVFDAGLQKAYSPTCSPTLGFKEELRPPPTKLAACEPLKHGLQGASLSHAAAAQAHLSCRDLTLGQPHYDSPSCKGTAYWYPPGSAARSPPYEGKVGSGLLADFLGRTEAACLSAPHLASPPATPKADKEPLEMARPPGPPRGPAAAAAGYGCPLLSDLTLSPVPRDSLLPLQDTAYRYPGFMPQAHPGLGGGPKSGFLGPMAEPHPEDTFTVTSL, translated from the coding sequence ATGCGTGTGAAGCCCCAGGGCCTGGTGGTGACTTCCAGTGCCGTGTGCAGCTCTCCTGACTACCTCCGGGAGCCCAAGTACTACCCCGgcggcccccccaccccccggcccttGCTTCCCGCCCGGCCCCCTGCCAGCCCACCCGACAAGGCCTTCGCCCACACCTTCTCCGAGAACGCGCGCCCACCCCCACGCCGGGACCCCAGCACCCGGCGCCCACCAGTGCTTGCCAAGGGGGACGACCCGCTGCCCCCGAGGGCGGCCCGTCCTGTCTCCCAGGCCCGCTGCCCCACCCCCGCGGGAGACGGCAGCAGCTCCCGACGGCGCTGGGACAACGGGCGGGTGAACCTGCGTCCAGTGGTCCAGCTGATTGACATCATGAAGGACCTGACCCGGCTCTCCCAGGACCTGCAGCACAGCGGTGTGCACCTGGACTGCGGTGGCCTCCGGCTCAGCCGCCCACCTGCCCCGCCCCCCGGGGACCTTCAGTATAGCTTCTTCTCCTCACCCAGCCTGGCCAACAGCATCCGCAGCCCTGAGGAGCGGGCCACCCCCCACGCCAAGTCTGAGCGGTCCAGCCACCCCCTCTACGAGCCTGAGCCTGAGCCTAGGGACAGTCCCCAGCCCGGCCAAGGCCATAGTCCCGGAGCCACGGCCGCGGCCACCGGTCTGCCACCAGAGCCCGAGCCAGACGGCCCTGATTACTCAGAACTCGCTGACGCCGACATCCTGAGTGAGCTGGCCTCCCTTACTTGCCCTGAGGCCCAGCTGCTGGAGGCCCAGGCCCTCGAGCCACCATCGCCtgagccagagcctcagctcctagACCCCCAGCCCCGCTTCCTGGACCCGCAGGCACTAGAGCCGCTCGGGGAAGCTTTGGAGCTGCCGCCCCTGCAACCTCTTGCTGATCCTCTGGGGTTGCCGGGCCTGGCTCTACAGGCCCTAGATACCCTGCCCGACTCCCTGGAGTCGCAGCTGCTCGACCCTCAGGCACTTGACCCCCTGCCCAAGTTGCTTGACGTCCCTAGCCGCCGTCTGGAGCCCCAGCAACCCCTGGGACCCTGCCCGCTGGCTGAGCCCTTGCGCCTGGACTTGTGCTCACCCCATGGCCCCCCTGGGCCTGAGGGTCACCCCAAATACGCCTTGCGGCGCACCGATAGGCCAAAGATCCTGTGTCGCCGACGGAAAGCCGGACGGGGACGCAAGGCAGAAGCCGGCCCCGAGGGCCGTCTGCTGCCCCTGCCTGTGCCCACAGGGCTGGCGGCTGCCCTGGCtgagcccccgcccccgcccccacctcacGCCCTGCCCGGCCCAGGCCCAGTCCCAGAGCTGGAGCCCGAATCCTCCCAGACCCCAGTGGTCCCTACCCGCAGAGGCAAGTGCCGGGGCGTGCGGCGCATGGTGGTCAAGATGGCCAAGATCCCTGTGTCACTGGGCCGGCGGAACAAGACCACGTACAAGGTGTCGTCTTTGAGCAGCAGCCTGAGCGTGGAGGGCAAGGAGCTGGGCCTGCGCGTGTCCACAGAGCCCACCCCGCTGCTGAAGATGAAGAACAATGGGCGGAACGTGGTGGTGGTCTTCCCACCCGGCGAGATGCCCATCATTCTCAAGCGGAAGCGCGGCCGCCCTCCTAAGAACCTGCTCCTGGGCCCCGGCAAGCCCAAGGAGCCAGCGGTGGTGGCGGCCGAGGCAGCCACTGTGGCGGCAGCCACCATGGCCATGCCGGAGGTGAAGAAACGGCGGCGGCGGAAGCAGAAGCTGGCATCTCCCCAGCCGTCCTACGCAGCGGATGCCAACGACAGCAAGGCCGAGTACTCAGACGTCCTCGCCAAGCTGGCCTTCCTGAACCGCCAGAGCCAGTGCGCTGGGCGGTGCTCACCGCCCCGCTGCTGGACACCCAGTGAGCCCGAGTCAGTGCACCAGGCGCCCGACACGCAGAGCATCTCCCACTTCCTGCACCGTGTGCAGGGCTTCCGACGGCGAGGTGGCAAAGCAGGCGGTTTTGGTGGCCGGGGTGGGGGCCACGCGGCCAAGGCGGCCCGATGCTCCTTCAGCGACTTCTTTGAGGGCATCGGCAAGAAAAAGAAGGTGGTGGCCGTGGCAGCCGCTGGGGTCGGGGGCCCTGGCCTCGCTGAGTTGGGGCACCCACGCAAACGGGGCCGTGGGGAGGTAGACGCCGTGACTGGGAAGCCCAAACGCAAGAGGCGGTCCCGGAAGAACGGGACTCTGTTCCCGGAACAGGTGCCCAGCGGCCCAGGCTTTGGGGAGGCGGGCACCGAGTGGGCCGGGGACAAGGGTGGTGGCTGGGCCCCTCACCATGGGCACCCAGGCGGGCAAGCTGGCCGAAACTGCGGGTTCCAGGGGACCGAGGCCCGGGCCTTTGCCTCCACTGGGCTAGAGAGCGGGGCTTCGGGCCGTGGCAGCTACTACAGCACAGCCGCACCTGCGGGCCAGACGGAGCTCAGCCAGGAGCGCCAGAACCTCTTCACCGGCTATTTTCGCTCCCTGCTCGACTCGGATGACTCCTCCGACCTCTTGGACTTTGCCCTCTCAGCCTCTCGCCCCGAGTCCCGGAAGGCATCAGGCACCTACACAGGGCCCCCCAGCAGCGCCCTGCCCGCCCAGCGGGGCCTGGCCACCTTCCCCAGCCGGGGAGCCAAGGCCAGCCCGGTGGCGGTGGGCAGCAGCGGGGCTGGGGCGGACCCCTCCTTCCAGCCGGTTCTGTCCACTCGCCAGACCTTCCCGCCGGGCCGGGCAGCGAGCTACGGGCTAACCGCCGGCACTTCAGACTGCCGGGCAGCCGAGACCTTCCCGAAGCTGGCTCCTCTGCCTTCTGCCGTGGCCCGCTCACCTACCACGCACCCGCCCGCCAACACCTACCCCGCGCAGTACGGGGGCTACGGGGCTGGACAAAGTGTATTCGCACCCGCTAAGCCCTTTACGGGCCAGGACTGCGCTAATAGCAAGGACTGCAGCTTCGCCTACGGCAGTGGCAACAGCCTCCCTGCCTCACCCAGCAGCGCCCACAGCGCCGGCTACGCCCCACCGCCTACCGGTGGCCCCTGCCTGCCACCGAGCAAGGCGTCCTTCTTCAACAGCTCTGAGGGGGGCCCCTTCTCTGGTTCGGCCCCCACACCCCTGCGCTGTGACAGCCGGGCCAGCACGGTCTCACCCGGCGGCTACATGGTACCCAAGGGCACCACAGCCTCTGCCACCTCTGCCGCATCCTCGTCGTCCTCCTCCTTCCAGCCCTCGCCTGAGAACTGTCGGCAGTTTGCGGGGGCTTCTCAGTGGCCTTTCCGGCAGGGCTATGGAGGCCTGGACTGGGCCTCGGAGGCCTTCAGTCAGCTCTACAATCCCGGTTTCGACTGCCACGTCAGCGAGCCCAACGTGATCCTGGACATCTCCAACTACACGCCGCAGAAGGTGAAGCAGCAGACGGCCGTGTCCGAGACCTTCTCCGAGTCGTCCTCCGACAGCACCCAGTTCAATCAGCCCGTCGGCGGCGGTTTCCGGCGTGCCAACAGCGAGGCCTCGAGCAGCGAGGGCCAGTCGAGCCTGTCCAGCCTGGAGAAGCTGATGATGGACTGGAACGAGGCATCGTCCGCCCCCGGTTACAACTGGAACCAGAGCGTCCTCTTCCAGAGCAGCTCCAAGCCAGGCCGCGGGCGGCGGAAGAAGGTGGATCTGTTCGAGGCCTCACATCTGGGCTTCCCGTCAACCGCCTCGGCCAGCGCCGCGGGCTACCCATCCAAACGGAGCACCGGGCCCCGGCAGCCTCGGGGCGGACGGGGTGGCGGGGCCTGCTCAGCCAAGAAGGAGCGGGGCGGTGCGGCGGCCAAAGCCAAGTTCATCCCCAAGCCACAGCCGGTCAACCCGCTGTTCCAGGACAGCCCAGACCTCGGCCTGGACTACTACAGCGGGGACAGCAGCATGTCACCACTGCCCTCGCAGTCGAGGGCCTTCAGCGTGGGCGAGCGAGATCCCTGTGACTTCATGGGACCCTACTCCATGAACCCGTCCACGCCGTCGGACGGCACCTTCGGCCAAGGCTTCCACTGCGACTCGCCCAGCCTGGGTGCCCCTGAGCTGGATGGCAAGCATTTCCCGCCGCTGGCCCACCCGCCCACGGTGTTTGATGCTGGCCTGCAGAAGGCCTACTCCCCCACCTGCTCCCCAACCCTGGGCTTCAAGGAAGAGCTGCGGCCGCCACCCACAAAGCTGGCTGCCTGTGAGCCCCTCAAGCATGGGCTCCAGGGGGCCAGCCTGAGCCATGCAGCTGCAGCCCAGGCCCACCTGAGCTGCCGGGACCTAACGCTGGGCCAGCCCCACTACGACTCCCCCAGCTGCAAGGGTACGGCCTATTGGTACCCGCCAGGCTCGGCCGCCCGCAGCCCGCCCTATGAAGGCAAGGTGGGTTCAGGGCTGCTGGCTGACTTCCTGGGCAGGACGGAGGCCGCGTGCCTCAGTGCCCCACACCTGGCTAGCCCACCGGCCACACCTAAGGCCGACAAGGAGCCACTGGAGATGGCCCGGCCGCCCGGCCCACCCCGTGGCCccgctgcagctgctgctggCTATGGCTGCCCACTCCTTAGTGACTTGACCCTGTCCCCCGTGCCGAGGGACTCGCTGCTTCCCCTGCAGGATACCGCCTACAGGTATCCAGGCTTTATGCCGCAGGCGCATCCCGGCCTGGGTGGGGGCCCCAAGAGCGGCTTCCTGGGGCCCATGGCGGAACCTCACCCTGAGGACACATTCACCGTCACCTCCCTGTAG